The following proteins come from a genomic window of Pseudochaenichthys georgianus chromosome 19, fPseGeo1.2, whole genome shotgun sequence:
- the LOC117464427 gene encoding alpha-tectorin-like — MSREIMLPVLLLGMISAVLAQTAGPLYPIAGTHSSRSDDGSSPQIPLQRPFVYFGQSHNQIYVNHNGHLTFDTAWNRYTPQRIPMHGSRDLIAPFWTDLDNREQGQISYHQYTSGTVLHQATQDINSYFPGLHFRANWVFVATWSDVLYFSNTGTGSTVQAVLISGGSYSFVLMNYGIIASTTRQAQAGYDTVNSIHHFSIPGSFSNNVSNSNYLEFRQNSNVNVAGRWAFRTDDGSRGCTFNGQTVQQGDSFWSDRSCAQKCTCTPTGLQCHSQPCSFSQVCRPTAFQFSCQTVRRGRCTISGDPHYYTFDNKVFHFQGTCTYVLSEQCGRGLPYYRVEGKNEHRGSTRVAWTRLVKVHVYNDTIELVKGRRGMAKVNGNFAATPISLSNGTVQVYESGFSVIISTVFGLEVSYDTNSYVRIRLPYTYQNATCGLCGNFNNHPEDDFRTRQGELVSSDVVFANSWKAAGDDEPACGSRCGGLDCARCTVAQTALYSNPAHCGILTSTSGPFAACHQQLPPQNYLESCVQDLCIGGGYQPILCQALNVYASQCQQNGVQLPSWRRQGFCEIPCPSNSHFVSQGTGCPDTCVNPNSTQNCPLPVQESCTCNADYILSAGVCVPHAQCGCSFEGQYYRSGESVILDEDCGRQCRCSYGSMTCQSHGCGPLESCRVEEGERGCTPDSYGTCWTRGPGSYQTFDGLTYQYPGACRLTLAKVMGLSSHPHFAVTAEKLPRGQQGFARVLKFEAEGTQVSIEMTGSSKVLVDGQQIRLPYSSASNRIQIYHSSIHSIIIRTAFGVTVQTVWPHLVRVTAPGIYNGSLGGLCGNFNGHQHDEFRTPNGVQVDTSQDFGDSWRDGSLAAHCVESNHNNSRTNSSVSRCSILNLPHGPFAQCWAMADPLQHVEACVEITRASIDPAAALCEFLRDYAIMCQQNGVALGNWRISTHCAQNCPPNSHYELCDSSCPSACPSLSFPFACDTVCQEGCQCNDGLVLNGNQCVPPTSCGCYHEGRYRQGGERFWDSEECQSSCVCNGTTGAVQCAPNSCSPEESCRVVEGEFGCHPNPHGTCYASGDPHYLTFDGKAFDFQGTCRYVLAKPCNETEELHQFSVEARNEPWGGLQVSITAEVFVNVWGYRVQMASGSQGVVQVNGETKNLPILLNNSHVSIYASGSRTFLSADFGLSVVYDGRYTVSISVPPSYRGKTCGLCGNFNGNPNDEFHTPSGMTVNTPQAFGASWKVTGNYTCTDGCGSSCPRCANERPARSQCELIRAADGPLSFCHEQVDPVPYFNDCVFDVCISGNRGPELLCRAVETYVSSCQSANVRIYSWRDETTCTLDCPANTHYELCGTDCGHTCASNIDATCEQVCSEGCFCDEGFVRSGTRCVPVESCGCQYNGFYYNADESFWTEGCSQRCECHAPNDLRCSAVSCTPTQDCTIRHGELGCFDAMSTCTVWGDPHYRTFDGALAHFQGTCSYIVTESVSDRTDDTGFQVVATNNHRGNNHVSFVSEVDIYLTNPPESVNITIGPSKRVKINGIEVTLPSTAGTLAHIQRQGHFIEVNAMDLTVQFDGSSTLLVRVNNNIHESRVTGMCGNLNSDSSDDKVLPNGTPAQNDNEFGQSWKSPKSQPGCGSTDRGTGGGDGLNNCTFRGEYSELCSVITNTSGPFSACHLHSDPQPFYTSCVYDLCLYTPVNNMLCSAIAAYERTCSVLELNIPEWRSALHCAEYDPCENLDCAEHEWCGEKDGVYGCFCDEHHHRANNESYDSSIICESSSGTMSVSRCQLFEAGFHSGALHLQDHSCAGTLDDGRLVFNFNNNNHLCGTALKSNGTHFMYENTIQGDVDPHQGLISRQRNIHLLFCCVYPLNQALSMDVGINPVESIVTKKLPAGHGQYHMRMIPYQDPAFHFPLTSSRNIEMEIDQIMYVEVRTEGVDESQISTVVDSCWATPVNLATYPTRWDLLSAECPNPADGTVELLQNGLSTVSRFSFRMFTFTNFSSMYLHCQVHLCLLRHNNCSAHCYPGHHRRVERDVTYHDTADISLGPLTMAPHRNVRTVKAGSASGLLTSLVTLLLGLLIAKTLT; from the exons ATGTCAAGAGAAATCATGTTACCTGTACTGCTTCTGGGGATGATAA GTGCGGTGCTTGCTCAGACTGCAG GACCGCTCTACCCAATTGCTGGAACTCATAGCTCGCGATCAGATGATGGAAGTTCTCCTCAAATTCCCCTGCAACGACCTTTTGTGTATTTTGGCCAGTCGCACAATCAGATCTAT GTAAACCACAATGGCCACCTGACCTTTGACACAGCATGGAATAGATACACACCTCAAAGGATCCCAATGCACGGGAGCAGAGATCTAATCGCTCCCTTCTGGACAGATTTAGACAACAGAGAGCAGGGTCAGATCTCCTACCATCAATACACCAGCGGCACAGTGCTCCACCAAGCCACCCAGGACATTAATAGCTACTTCCCAGGGTTACACTTCCGCGCCAACTGGGTCTTTGTTGCAACATGGTCTGATGTGCTCTACTTTTCAAACACTGGAACA GGATCAACGGTCCAAGCAGTCTTGATCTCTGGAGGTAGCTACTCATTTGTGCTAATGAACTATGGGATAATAGCATCAACAACACGCCAAGCACAG GCTGGATATGACACAGTCAACTCCATTCATCATTTCTCCATCCCTGGATCCTTCTCTAACAATGTATCGAACAGTAATTACTTAGAATTCCGCCAGAACAGCAACGTCAATGTAGCCGGTCGCTGGGCTTTCCGGACAGACGATGGATCGCGCGGCTGCActtttaatg GTCAAACCGTGCAGCAGGGTGACTCGTTCTGGAGCGACAGATCCTGTGCTCAGAAATGCACGTGCACCCCGACAGGCCTGCAGTGTCACAGCCAGCCCTGCTCATTTTCCCAAGTCTGCAGACCCACTGCCTTTCAGTTCTCCTGCCAGACAGTGCGGAGAGGCAGGTGCACCATCAGCGGTGATCCACATTACTATACCTTCGATAACAAAGTGTTTCACTTCCAGGGCACCTGCACTTATGTTCTCTCTGAGCAATGTGGTCGTGGGTTGCCCTACTATAGAGTAGAGGGCAAGAACGAGCACAGAGGCAGCACTCGAGTCGCTTGGACACGACTGGTCAAAGTGCATGTCTATAATGATACAATCGAGCTGGTCAAAGGACGTCGTGGTATGGCTAAG GTTAATGGAAACTTTGCAGCCACTCCGATCTCCCTTTCCAATGGCACTGTCCAGGTGTATGAGTCAGGTTTCTCTGTGATCATCAGCACTGTCTTTGGCTTGGAGGTGTCCTATGACACAAATAGTTATGTTAGGATTCGTTTACCCTACACTTACCAGAATGCAACATGTGGCCTGTGTGGAAACTTCAACAATCATCCCGAGGATGACTTCCGAACCCGCCAAGGCGAGCTTGTGAGCTCCGATGTGGTGTTTGCGAACAGTTGGAAAGCGGCAGGAGACGATGAGCCTGCTTGTGGGTCCCGATGTGGAGGCTTGGACTGCGCTAGGTGCACTGTGGCTCAGACAGCTTTATACAGCAATCCTGCTCATTGTGGTATCCTAACGAGCACTTCTGGACCTTTTGCTGCTTGCCATCAACAACTTCCCCCACAGAACTATCTGGAAAGCTGTGTGCAGGATTTGTGTATAGGAGGAGGCTACCAACCCATTCTGTGCCAAGCCCTCAATGTGTATGCAAGTCAGTGTCAGCAGAATGGCGTACAGCTGCCAAGCTGGAGGAGACAAGGCTTCTGTG AAATCCCCTGCCCGTCCAACAGCCACTTCGTGTCCCAGGGCACAGGATGTCCAGATACCTGTGTCAATCCCAATTCTACCCAGAACTGCCCTCTCCCTGTCCAggagagctgcacctgcaatgCTGACTACATCCTGAGTGCTGGGGTCTGCGTCCCTCATGCTCAGTGTGGCTGCAGCTTTGAGGGCCAATACTACCGCTCTGGAGAATCTGTGATCCTGGACGAGGACTGTGGGAGACaatgcaggtgcagctatggctCCATGACTTGCCAATCCCATGGTTGTGGTCCCTTAGAGTCTTGCAGGGTGGAGGAGGGAGAAAGAGGATGCACACCTGACAGCTATGGCACATGCTGGACAAGGGGCCCAGGGTCTTATCAGACGTTCGATGGATTGACGTACCAGTACCCTGGGGCATGCCGACTGACCCTTGCCAAAGTAATGGGATTGTCTAGTCACCCACATTTTGCGGTGACTGCAGAAAAATTACCCAGAGGACAACAGGGTTTTGCCAGGGTGCTAAAGTTTGAGGCAGAGGGTACACAAGTCTCCATTGAAATGACAGGTAGCAGCAAAGTTCTG GTTGATGGTCAGCAGATCAGACTCCCTTACAGCTCAGCTTCCAACAGAATCCAAATCTACCACAGCAGCATTCACAGTATCATCATCCGCACTGCCTTTGGTGTGACTGTGCAAACAGTCTGGCCTCATTTGGTGCGTGTCACTGCACCTGGTATCTACAATGGTTCACTTGGTGGACTCTGTGGTAATTTCAATGGTCACCAACATGACGAGTTCCGCACACCAAATGGCGTCCAGGTCGACACCTCTCAGGACTTTGGGGACAGTTGGAGAGACGGCTCCCTGGCTGCACACTGTGTGGAAAGCAATCACAACAACTCCAGAACCAATTCTTCGGTTTCTCGTTGTAGCATTCTTAACTTACCACATGGGCCATTTGCCCAGTGTTGGGCCATGGCGGACCCACTGCAGCATGTTGAGGCATGTGTGGAGATCACAAGAGCCTCTATAGATCCAGCAGCAGCCCTATGTGAGTTCCTACGGGATTATGCAATAATGTGTCAACAAAACGGCGTGGCCCTAGGAAACTGGAGGATATCCACTCACTGTG CGCAAAACTGCCCTCCAAACAGCCATTATGAACTCTGTGACAGCTCTTGTCCTTCCGCCTGCCCCAGCCTCTCTTTCCCTTTTGCCTGTGacactgtgtgccaggagggtTGCCAGTGCAATGATGGTCTCGTCCTAAATGGCAACCAGTGCGTGCCACCAACATCCTGCGGATGCTATCACGAAGGACGCTACCGGCAAGGTGGCGAACGGTTCTGGGACAGTGAAGAATGTCAGAGCTCGTGTGTCTGTAATGGCACTACTGGGGCAGTCCAATGTGCCCCCAACTCCTGTAGTCCTGAGGAGTCCTGTCGGGTGGTGGAGGGGGAATTTGGATGCCATCCTAACCCTCATGGCACCTGCTATGCCTCTGGTGACCCTCACTACCTCACATTCGATGGAAAGGCCTTTGACTTCCAGGGAACGTGCCGCTATGTTCTGGCCAAGCCTTGTAATGAAACTGAAGAGCTCCACCAATTTTCAGTGGAGGCGAGGAATGAGCCTTGGGGAGGGTTGCAAGTTTCAATCACAGCTGAAGTATTTGTGAATGTGTGGGGCTATCGGGTGCAAATGGCAAGTGGAAGCCAAGGTGTGGTACAG GTGAATGGAGAGACTAAAAACCTACCTATTCTCTTGAACAATAGTCATGTGTCTATCTATGCAAGTGGATCTCGCACATTTCTCAGTGCTGATTTTGGCCTGAGTGTCGTGTACGATGGACGGTATACAGTGTCTATCTCTGTACCGCCAAGTTATAG AGGGAAAACATGTGGACTTTGTGGAAACTTCAATGGAAATCCAAATGATGAGTTTCACACCCCATCTGGGATGACGGTCAATACTCCACAAGCATTCGGGGCAAGTTGGAAAGTAACAGGCAACTACACCTGCACTGATGGGTGTGGTTCTTCTTGCCCACGATGTGCCAACGAGAGACCAGCAAGATCCCAATGTGAGCTTATTCGAGCAGCTGACGGTCCTCTCAGCTTCTGCCATGAGCAAGTGGACCCAGTGCCATATTTCaatgactgtgtgtttgatgtttGCATCTCGGGAAATCGAGGCCCAGAGCTTCTTTGTAGGGCAGTTGAAACATACGTCAGTTCCTGTCAGTCTGCTAATGTTCGGATCTACTCTTGGAGAGACGAGACCACTTGCA CACTCGACTGTCCCGCCAACACCCATTATGAGCTGTGTGGTACCGACTGTGGCCACACCTGTGCCAGCAACATTGATGCCACCTGTGAGCAGGTTTGCTCCGAGGGCTGTTTCTGTGATGAAGGTTTTGTCAGGAGTGGGACAAGATGCGTACCTGTGGAAAGCTGTGGCTGTCAATACAATGGCTTCTACTACAAT GCTGATGAGTCCTTCTGGACAGAGGGTTGCTCCCAGCGATGTGAATGCCATGCTCCCAATGACCTGCGCTGCTCTGCTGTATCTTGCACCCCAACACAAGACTGCACCATCAGACATGGAGAGCTGGGCTGCTTTGATGCAATGTCTACTTGCACTGTGTGGGGGGACCCTCACTACAGGACCTTTGATGGGGCGCTGGCTCATTTCCAGGGCACATGCTCTTACATCGTTACTGAGAGTGTGAGCGACAGGACCGACGACACAGGGTTTCAGGTCGTAGCCACCAACAATCACAGAGGGAACAACCATGTGTCGTTTGTGTCTGAGGTGGATATCTACCTCACAAATCCACCAGAGAGTGTGAATATCACGATTGGACCCAGCAAAAGAGTTAAG ATAAATGGAATTGAGGTGACTCTTCCCAGCACTGCAGGCACCTTGGCTCATATACAAAGGCAGGGACACTTCATAGAGGTCAATGCAATGGACTTGACAGTCCAGTTTGATGGCAGCAGCACTTTGTTGGTGAGAGTCAACAACAACATCCATGAGAGCAGAGTCACTGGGATGTGCGGAAATCTCAACAGTGACTCTTCAGATGACAAAGTCTTACCCAATGGCACACCAGCACAAAATGACAATGAATTTGGACAAAGCTGGAAGTCTCCCAAAAGCCAACCAGG ATGTGGATCCACCGATCGAGGAACAGGGGGTGGAGATGGATTGAACAACTGTACCTTTAGGGGAGAATACTCTGAGCTCTGTAGTGTCATCACCAACACTAGCGGGCCATTCAGTGCCTGTCACCTGCACTCGGACCCTCAGCCGTTTTACACTTCCTGTGTCTATGATCTCTGCCTCTACACTCCAGTCAATAACATGCTGTGTTCTGCAATCGCAGCCTATGAGAGAACCTGCTCAGTTTTGGAGTTAAACATCCCTGAATGGCGCTCTGCTTTGCATTGTG CTGAATATGACCCCTGTGAAAATCTGGACTGCGCAGAGCATGAGTGGTGTGGTGAGAAGGATGGTGTGTACGGCTGCTTTTGTGATGAACACCACCATCGGGCCAACAATGAGAGCTACG ACTCATCCATCATTTGTGAAAGTAGTTCAGGCACCATGTCCGTCTCGCGCTGCCAGCTGTTCGAAGCCGGCTTCCACTCCGGCGCCCTCCACCTGCAAGACCACTCCTGCGCCGGGACTCTGGATGACGGACGACTGGTTTTTAACTTCAACAATAACAACCACCTGTGTGGGACAGCTCTGAAG AGCAACGGAACCCATTTCATGTATGAGAACACCATCCAGGGCGACGTGGACCCTCATCAAGGTCTAATCAGTCGCCAGAGGAACATTCATTTGCTATTCTGCTGTGTTTACCCTCTGAACCAAGCTCTGTCTATGGATGTGGGCATCAACCCTGTGGAGAG CATTGTGACGAAAAAGCTTCCTGCCGGCCACGGACAGTATCATATGAGAATGATCCCCTACCAGGACCCTGCCTTCCACTTCCCCCTGACCAGCAGCAGGAACATAGAAATGGAAATCGACCAGATTATGTATGTGGAGGTGCGGACAGAAGGCGTCGATGAGAGCCAGATCTCCACTGTTGTGGACAGTTGTTGGGCAACACCGGTCAACCTGGCCACCTACCCTACCCGCTGGGATCTCCTCAGTGCAGA GTGTCCTAACCCCGCAGATGGTACAGTAGAGCTGCTTCAGAATGGCCTCTCCACTGTGTCCCGATTCTCCTTCAGGATGTTCACATTTACCAACTTCTCATCCATGTACCTGCATTGCCAGGTCCACCTGTGTCTTTTGAGACACAACAACTGCTCAGCT CACTGCTACCCTGGTCACCACAGGCGCGTTGAGAGGGACGTAACCTACCATGATACTGCAGACATCTCACTAGGACCTCTAACGATGGCGCCACATCGCAACG TTCGGACGGTGAAAGCGGGCAGTGCTTCCGGCCTGTTGACCTCACTGGTGACCTTGCTGTTGGGTTTGCTTATAGCCAAAACTCTGACCTAA